One stretch of Callospermophilus lateralis isolate mCalLat2 chromosome 11, mCalLat2.hap1, whole genome shotgun sequence DNA includes these proteins:
- the Limd2 gene encoding LIM domain-containing protein 2, whose product MFQAAGAAQATPSHEAKSSGGNSAVQRSKSFSLRAQVKETCAACQKTVYPMERLVADKLIFHNSCFCCKHCHTKLSLGSYAALHGEFYCKPHFQQLFKSKGNYDEGFGRKQHKELWAHKEVDPGTKTA is encoded by the exons ATGTTCCAGGCTGCGGGAGCCGCCCAGGCCACCCCCTCTCAT GAAGCCAAAAGCAGCGGTGGCAACAGCGCTGTGCAGCGCTCCAAG TCCTTCAGCCTGCGGGCCCAGGTGAAGGAGACTTGTGCTGCCTGCCAGAAGACTGTGTACCCCATGGAACGGCTGGTGGCAGACAAGCTCATTTTCCACAACTCTTGCTTCTGCTGCAAGCACTGCCATACCAAGCTCAG TCTGGGCAGCTATGCCGCGCTGCATGGTGAGTTTTACTGCAAACCCCACTTTCAGCAGCTGTTTAAGAGCAAAGGCAACTACGATGAGGGATTCGGCCGCAAACAGCACAAGGAGCTCTGGGCCCACAAAGAGGTGGACCCCGGCACCAAGACAGCCTGA